From Nitrospirota bacterium, a single genomic window includes:
- a CDS encoding polyprenyl synthetase family protein encodes MDLKAYLEKKKDLVDGALRAYLSSLIKSDSLPERLYNSISYSLMAGGKRLRPILAIAAYEACGGTGDKVLPVAAALELIHTYSLIHDDLPSMDNDDLRRGKPTNHRVFGEATAILTGDALLTDAFNLISESKADPEVLLNVIKEISRASGSRGMVGGQAADIYAEGNIIGENEIRYIHAHKTAALIRTSLRVGVLMAEASPEKLHSLTRYGEGIGLAFQIVDDILDVEGSSEELGKSTGADSGKGKNTYPSIFGLEESKKKAEALIKNSLKAIEGFDEKAEPLREIAMYVLKRRN; translated from the coding sequence ATGGATTTAAAGGCCTACCTCGAAAAGAAAAAAGATCTGGTCGATGGAGCGCTCAGGGCTTATCTGTCTTCGCTAATAAAAAGTGATTCCCTGCCAGAACGCCTTTATAATTCTATCAGCTATTCACTTATGGCAGGGGGCAAACGTTTAAGGCCAATCCTTGCAATTGCAGCATACGAGGCATGCGGAGGCACAGGAGATAAAGTCTTACCTGTAGCAGCAGCCCTTGAGCTGATACATACATACTCTTTGATCCATGACGACCTTCCATCCATGGATAACGACGACCTGAGAAGGGGCAAACCTACAAACCACAGGGTCTTTGGCGAGGCAACTGCAATTCTTACAGGTGATGCGTTACTCACAGATGCCTTTAACTTAATCTCTGAATCAAAAGCAGACCCAGAGGTTCTGTTAAATGTAATCAAGGAAATTTCCAGGGCATCCGGTTCCAGAGGGATGGTGGGCGGCCAGGCAGCAGACATCTATGCAGAGGGCAATATTATTGGAGAAAATGAGATCCGGTATATCCACGCACACAAGACAGCGGCCCTTATAAGGACATCTCTGAGGGTTGGAGTCTTAATGGCAGAAGCATCCCCGGAAAAACTTCATTCTCTGACAAGGTACGGAGAGGGCATAGGCCTTGCCTTTCAAATAGTTGATGACATCCTCGATGTGGAGGGCAGCAGTGAAGAGCTCGGAAAATCAACAGGAGCGGATTCTGGTAAAGGTAAGAACACATATCCCAGTATCTTTGGCCTTGAAGAATCAAAGAAAAAGGCAGAGGCGTTAATAAAAAATTCTCTGAAGGCTATTGAGGGTTTTGACGAGAAGGCAGAGCCTTTAAGAGAGATTGCAATGTATGTCTTGAAGAGGAGGAATTAA
- a CDS encoding type II toxin-antitoxin system RelE/ParE family toxin, with amino-acid sequence MPKYKVGFTDKALNDMDDIPDTDFEKIHKACKRLENNPLPDGKHIKKLKGYKDLYRLRMGDYRAVFEWKGEYITVIRILTRQDFGKRF; translated from the coding sequence AAGGTTGGTTTTACTGACAAAGCCTTGAATGACATGGATGATATACCTGATACTGATTTTGAAAAAATCCACAAGGCATGTAAAAGACTTGAAAACAATCCACTACCTGACGGCAAACACATAAAGAAACTCAAAGGATATAAAGACCTGTATAGGCTAAGGATGGGAGACTACAGGGCTGTTTTTGAATGGAAAGGGGAATATATAACTGTTATTAGGATACTTACAAGGCAGGATTTCGGGAAGAGGTTTTAA